In one window of Gouania willdenowi chromosome 8, fGouWil2.1, whole genome shotgun sequence DNA:
- the rhot1a gene encoding mitochondrial Rho GTPase 1-A has protein sequence MRKDVRILLVGEPKVGKTSLIMSLVSEEFPDEVPLRAEEITIPADVTPERVPTHIVDYSEAEQSEEQLYQEISKANVICIVYSVNNKKSIEKVTSHWIPLINDRTDKDSRVPLILVGNKSDLVEHSSMETILPIMNQYQDIETCVECSAKNLKNISELFYYAQKAVLHPTGPLYCPEEKELKASCIKALTRIFKVSDLDNDGILNDNELNFFQKTCFNTPLAPQALEDVKNVVRRNMTDGVKDNGLTLKGFLFLHTLFIQRGRHETTWTVLRRFGYDDDLELTQEYLFPLIKIPADCTTELNHNAYLFLQSVFDKHDKDRDCALSPEEVKDLFKVFPYMPWGPDVNNTVCTNDDGWITYQGYLSQWTLTTYLDVQRSLEYLGYLGYSIIYEQESQAAAITVTRNKRIDLQKKQTQRSVFRCNVLGARDSGKSGFLQAFLGRNLQRQRRIREEHKSLYAMSTTYVYGQEKYLLLHEVMPDFDFLSEVDLACDVVCLVYDVNNPSSFEYCAKVYKQHFIDSKTPCVLIAAKSDLHEVRQHYGLSPHDFCRKHKLQPPQPFTCNTTEVPSKDLYTRLTTMAMYPHMAQADLKNSTFWLRASVGATVFAVLGFAMYRALLKTR, from the exons ATGAGGAAGGACGTGAGGATTCTCCTGGTGGGAGAAC CTAAGGTGGGGAAGACCTCGCTCATCATGTCTTTAGTCAGTGAGGAGTTTCCTGATGAG GTTCCTTTGCGTGCTGAGGAGATCACAATCCCTGCTGATGTCACCCCAGAGAGGGTGCCCACACACATTGTGGACTACTCAG AAGCTGAACAATCAGAGGAGCAGCTCTATCAGGAAATATCTAAG GCTAatgtcatctgcattgtttatTCCGTCAACAACAAGAAATCTATTGAAAAG gTGACCAGCCACTGGATTCCTCTCATAAATGACAGAACAGATAAAGACAGCAG AGTGCCATTGATTCTTGTGGGCAACAAGTCAGACCTTGTGGAGCACAGCAGCATGGAGACCATCCTACCCATCATGAATCAATACCAGGACATTGAGACCTGCGTAGAG TGCTCAGCCAAAAACCTGAAGAACATCTCGGAGCTTTTCTACTACGCCCAAAAAGCTGTTCTCCACCCGACGGGACCGCTGTACTGCCCCGAGGAGAAGGAG cTGAAGGCTTCGTGCATTAAGGCTTTGACAAGAATATTTAAAGTGTCCGACCTGGATAATGACGGCATCCTTAATGACAATGAGCTTAACTTCTTCCAG aAAACATGTTTCAATACACCGCTGGCCCCCCAGGCCTTAGAGGACGTGAAGAACGTGGTGAGGAGGAACATGACGGATGGAGTCAAGGACAATGGACTCACACTCAAAG GATTCTTGTTCCTGCACACACTGTTTATACAGAGAGGCCGACATGAAACCACGTGGACAGTGCTGAGGAGGTTTGGTTATGACGATGACCTGGAGCTTACACAGGAGTATCTGTTCCCATT GATAAAGATCCCAGCAGACTGTACGACGGAGCTGAACCACAACGCTTACCTCTTTCTCCAGAGTGTCTTTGACAAACACGACAAA GACCGGGACTGTGCGCTGTCGCCAGAGGAGGTGAAGGACTTGTTCAAAGTGTTTCCCTACATGCCCTGGGGTCCAGACGTCAACAACACAGTTTGTACCAATGATGACGGATGGATCACATACCAGGGATACCTCTCACAGTGGAC GTTAACAACATATCTAGATGTGCAGAGGAGTTTGGAGTATTTAGGTTACCTTGGATATTCCATCATCTATGAGCAAGAATCCCAAGCAGCAGCCATTACCG TGACACGTAACAAGCGCATCGACCTGCAGAAGAAACAAACGCAGCGCAGCGTCTTTCGATGCAACGTTTTGGGTGCACGAGACAGCGGTAAAAGTGGCTTCCTTCAAGCTTTCCTCGGCAGAAACCTGCAG CGACAGAGGCGGATCAGAGAAGAGCACAAGTCGTTGTACGCCATGAGCACCACCTACGTCTACGGGCAGGAGAAATACCTACTG CTCCACGAGGTGATGCCAGACTTTGACTTCTTGTCAGAGGTGGACTTGGCGTGTGACGTTGTGTGTCTGGTATACGACGTCAACAACCCCAGTTCTTTTGAGTATTGTGCTAAAGTGTACAAG CAACACTTCATCGACAGCAAGACGCCGTGTGTGCTGATCGCCGCTAAGTCCGACCTGCACGAGGTCCGACAGCACTACGGTCTCTCTCCACACGACTTCTGCCGTAAACACAAGCTGCAGCCGCCTCAGCCGTTCACCTGCAACACGACCGAAGTGCCCAGCAAAGACCTGTACACCCGACTCACCACAATGGCCATGTATCC